One stretch of Pseudomonas fragi DNA includes these proteins:
- a CDS encoding MdtB/MuxB family multidrug efflux RND transporter permease subunit, producing the protein MNLSRLFILRPVATTLCMLAIVLSGIIAYRLLPVSALPQVDYPTIRVMTLYPGASPDVMTSAVTAPLERQFGQMPGLTQMASTSSGGASVLTLRFNLDINMDVAEQQVQAAINAASNLLPKDLPAPPVYNKVNPADTPVLTLAISSKTMLLPKLNDLVDTRMAQKIAQISGVGMVSIAGGQRQAVRIKVNPEALAANGLNLADVRTLIGASNVNQPKGNFDGPTRVSMLDANDQLKTPQEYAELILAYNNGAPLRLKDVAEIVDGAENERLAAWANENQAVLLNIQRQPGANVIEVVDRIKALLPSITDNLPAGIDVTVLTDRTQTIRASVRDVQHELLIAIALVVMVTFLFLRRASATIIPSIAVPLSLVGTFGVMYLAGFSINNLTLMALTIATGFVVDDAIVMLENISRYIEEGDSPMQAALKGAKQIGFTLISLTLSLIAVLIPLLFMADVVGRLFREFAITLAVAILISLVVSLTLTPMMCARLLKAEPKPEEQGRFYRASGAFIDWMIAEYGRMLQWVLKHQPLTLLVAIGTLALTVFLYMVVPKGFFPVQDTGVIQGISEAPQSISFSAMSQRQQELGKIILQDPDVESLSSYIGVDGDNPTLNSGRMLINLKPHSERSDSATEVIARLQPQLDKLSGIRLFMQPVQDLTIEDRVSRTQYQFSLSSPDADMLSTWTQKLVTALSNQPELVDVASDLQDKGLQVYLVIDRDAASRLGVSVANITDALYDAFGQRQISTIYTQASQYRVVLQAKDGEKIGPQALDQIHVKTTDGGQVRLSSLARVEERQAQLAISHIGQFPSVMVSFNLAPGVALGQAVELIDQVQKDIGMPVGVKTEFQGAAQAFQASLSSTLLLILAAVVTMYIVLGVLYESYIHPITILSTLPSAAVGALLALILSGNDLGMIAIIGIILLIGIVKKNAIMMIDFALDAERNQGMAPEQAIYQAALLRFRPILMTTLAALFGAVPLMLATGSGAELRQPLGLVMVGGLLVSQVLTLFTTPVIYLYFDRLGRRWRGSAAQAEQASV; encoded by the coding sequence ATGAACCTGTCGCGCCTGTTTATCCTGCGCCCGGTTGCAACCACGCTGTGCATGCTGGCCATCGTGCTGTCCGGGATCATCGCCTATCGCTTGCTGCCGGTATCGGCCTTGCCCCAGGTCGACTACCCGACTATTCGCGTGATGACCCTGTATCCGGGGGCCAGCCCGGATGTGATGACCAGCGCGGTGACGGCGCCGCTTGAGCGTCAGTTCGGGCAAATGCCGGGGCTGACGCAAATGGCCTCCACCAGTTCCGGCGGCGCGTCGGTGCTGACCCTGCGTTTCAACCTCGACATCAATATGGATGTTGCCGAGCAACAGGTGCAGGCCGCGATCAACGCCGCCAGCAACCTGCTGCCCAAGGATTTGCCGGCACCGCCGGTGTACAACAAGGTCAACCCGGCGGATACCCCGGTGCTGACCCTGGCCATCAGCTCCAAGACCATGCTGTTGCCCAAGCTCAATGATCTGGTCGATACGCGCATGGCGCAGAAAATCGCCCAGATCAGCGGCGTGGGCATGGTCAGTATTGCCGGCGGTCAACGCCAGGCGGTGCGGATCAAGGTCAACCCCGAGGCGCTGGCCGCCAACGGCCTGAACCTGGCCGACGTGCGCACCCTGATCGGTGCGTCCAACGTCAACCAGCCCAAGGGCAACTTCGACGGCCCGACCCGGGTGTCGATGCTGGACGCCAACGACCAGTTGAAAACCCCGCAGGAATACGCCGAGCTGATCCTTGCCTACAACAACGGTGCGCCGTTGCGGCTCAAGGACGTGGCCGAGATTGTCGACGGCGCCGAGAACGAACGCCTGGCGGCATGGGCCAACGAAAACCAGGCCGTGTTGCTCAATATCCAGCGCCAGCCCGGCGCCAACGTGATTGAAGTGGTGGACCGGATCAAGGCGCTGCTGCCGAGCATCACCGATAACCTGCCTGCCGGTATCGATGTCACGGTGCTCACCGACCGAACGCAAACCATCCGTGCCTCGGTGCGTGATGTGCAACACGAATTGCTGATCGCCATCGCCCTGGTGGTGATGGTGACGTTCCTGTTTCTGCGCCGCGCCAGCGCCACCATTATCCCGTCGATTGCCGTGCCGCTGTCGCTGGTCGGCACCTTTGGCGTGATGTACCTGGCCGGGTTCTCGATCAACAACCTGACGCTGATGGCCCTGACCATCGCCACCGGTTTTGTGGTCGATGACGCCATCGTCATGCTGGAAAACATCTCGCGCTATATCGAGGAAGGCGACAGCCCGATGCAGGCGGCGCTCAAGGGCGCCAAGCAGATCGGCTTTACCCTGATCTCGCTGACCCTGTCGCTGATTGCGGTGTTGATCCCGCTGCTGTTTATGGCCGATGTGGTCGGGCGCCTGTTCCGTGAGTTCGCCATCACCCTGGCGGTGGCGATCCTGATCTCGCTGGTGGTCTCGCTGACCCTGACCCCGATGATGTGCGCGCGCCTGCTCAAGGCCGAACCCAAGCCCGAAGAGCAGGGGCGCTTTTACCGTGCCAGCGGCGCGTTTATCGACTGGATGATCGCCGAATACGGGCGCATGTTGCAGTGGGTGCTCAAGCACCAGCCGCTGACGTTGCTGGTGGCCATCGGCACACTGGCGCTGACCGTGTTCCTGTACATGGTGGTGCCCAAGGGCTTTTTCCCGGTGCAGGACACCGGGGTGATCCAGGGCATTTCCGAGGCGCCGCAGTCAATTTCGTTCAGCGCCATGAGCCAGCGTCAGCAGGAGCTGGGCAAGATCATCCTGCAAGACCCGGATGTCGAGAGCCTGTCGTCTTACATCGGTGTGGACGGGGATAACCCGACGCTCAACAGCGGCCGTATGCTGATCAACCTCAAGCCCCACAGCGAACGCAGTGACAGCGCCACCGAAGTGATTGCACGGCTGCAGCCGCAACTGGACAAGCTGTCGGGTATTCGCCTGTTTATGCAGCCGGTGCAGGACCTGACCATCGAAGACCGCGTCAGCCGTACCCAGTACCAGTTCAGCCTGTCGTCCCCGGATGCCGACATGCTCAGCACCTGGACGCAAAAGCTGGTCACCGCGCTGTCCAATCAGCCCGAGCTGGTGGATGTGGCCAGTGACCTGCAGGACAAGGGCCTGCAGGTGTACCTGGTGATCGACCGCGATGCGGCTTCGCGCCTGGGCGTGTCGGTGGCCAATATCACCGATGCCTTGTATGACGCTTTCGGCCAGCGGCAGATTTCGACCATTTACACCCAGGCCAGCCAGTACCGGGTGGTCTTGCAGGCCAAGGACGGCGAAAAAATCGGCCCGCAGGCGCTGGACCAGATCCACGTCAAAACCACTGACGGCGGCCAGGTGCGCTTGTCGAGTCTGGCCAGGGTCGAGGAGCGTCAGGCGCAACTGGCGATTTCCCATATCGGCCAGTTCCCTTCGGTGATGGTGTCGTTCAACCTCGCGCCCGGCGTGGCGTTGGGCCAGGCCGTGGAACTGATCGACCAGGTGCAGAAGGACATCGGCATGCCGGTGGGGGTCAAGACCGAGTTCCAGGGCGCCGCACAAGCATTCCAGGCGTCGCTGTCGAGCACCTTGCTGCTGATTCTGGCGGCGGTGGTGACCATGTATATCGTGCTGGGTGTGCTCTACGAGAGCTATATCCACCCGATCACCATTCTCTCGACCCTGCCGTCGGCGGCGGTCGGTGCCTTGCTGGCGTTGATCCTCAGCGGCAATGACCTGGGCATGATTGCGATCATCGGCATCATCTTGCTGATCGGCATCGTCAAGAAAAACGCGATCATGATGATCGACTTCGCCCTCGACGCCGAGCGCAACCAGGGCATGGCGCCCGAGCAGGCGATCTATCAGGCGGCGCTGCTGCGCTTCAGACCGATCCTGATGACCACCCTGGCTGCGCTGTTCGGTGCGGTGCCGCTGATGCTGGCCACCGGCTCCGGTGCTGAATTGCGCCAGCCGCTGGGCCTGGTGATGGTCGGCGGTTTGCTGGTGAGTCAGGTATTGACCCTGTTTACCACGCCGGTGATCTATCTGTACTTCGATCGTTTGGGCCGTCGCTGGCGCGGCAGTGCGGCCCAGGCTGAGCAGGCGTCGGTATGA
- a CDS encoding efflux transporter outer membrane subunit, translated as MTSRLFLLAPAISIALLSGCAIGPDYQRPQTAAPLEFKQAAGWTQANPSDSLARGAWWELYGDQQLNALVEKLNSANQSVAQSEAQFRQAQALVRSARGAFLPSADLSVGKTRSSQGTGSSNSSLTSSSSGIRDTLNAQVGVSWEADVWGKLRRGLEANEASAEASLADLAAMRLSQQSELVQNYLQLRVIDEQKRLLEATVEAYQRSLKMSENQYRAGISGKDAVAQAQTQLRNTQASLIDLIWQRAQFENAIAVLTGQAPAGFNLAEIKDVPKLPQIPVSLPSQLLERRPDIASAERSVIAANANIGVAKAAYYPDFSLSLSGGYSSSQYQDWISVPNRFWSVGPKISLPLFDGGQRSAEVDRNEAVYDQTVAKYRQTVLDGLREVENYMVQLKVLGDETVVQEQALDSARESLRLTTNQYKAGLIAYLDVVSVQTTALSTERSVLNLLQSRLIASVQLIAALGGGWDGNTDLSDK; from the coding sequence ATGACCTCTCGTTTGTTTCTCCTTGCCCCGGCGATTTCCATTGCGTTGCTCAGCGGCTGTGCAATTGGCCCGGACTACCAGCGCCCGCAAACGGCGGCGCCCCTTGAGTTCAAGCAGGCGGCCGGCTGGACCCAGGCCAACCCGAGCGATTCATTGGCCCGTGGCGCATGGTGGGAACTGTATGGCGACCAGCAGCTCAACGCCCTGGTCGAAAAACTCAACAGTGCCAACCAGAGCGTGGCCCAGTCCGAAGCCCAGTTCCGTCAGGCCCAGGCTCTGGTGCGCAGTGCGCGCGGAGCGTTCTTGCCCAGCGCCGACCTGAGCGTGGGCAAGACCCGCTCCAGCCAGGGTACCGGCAGTTCCAACTCCAGCCTGACCAGCTCCAGCAGCGGCATTCGCGACACCTTGAATGCCCAGGTCGGGGTCAGTTGGGAGGCCGATGTGTGGGGCAAATTGCGTCGTGGCCTGGAAGCCAACGAGGCGAGCGCCGAAGCCAGCCTGGCCGATCTCGCGGCCATGCGTCTGAGCCAGCAGTCGGAGCTGGTGCAGAACTACCTGCAATTGCGGGTTATCGATGAGCAGAAGCGCTTGCTCGAAGCCACGGTCGAGGCCTATCAGCGCTCGCTGAAAATGAGCGAAAACCAGTACCGGGCGGGGATTTCCGGCAAGGATGCGGTGGCCCAGGCGCAAACCCAGCTGCGCAACACCCAGGCCAGCCTGATCGACCTGATCTGGCAGCGGGCGCAGTTTGAAAACGCGATCGCGGTGCTCACCGGGCAGGCGCCAGCGGGGTTCAACCTGGCGGAAATAAAAGACGTGCCGAAACTGCCGCAGATCCCGGTCAGCCTGCCGTCGCAACTGCTGGAGCGGCGTCCTGACATCGCCTCGGCGGAGCGTTCGGTGATTGCCGCCAACGCCAATATCGGCGTGGCCAAGGCGGCCTACTACCCCGATTTCAGTTTGAGCCTGTCGGGCGGCTACAGCAGCAGCCAGTACCAGGACTGGATCAGCGTACCCAACCGCTTCTGGTCGGTGGGGCCGAAAATCTCCCTGCCGTTGTTCGACGGTGGCCAGCGTTCGGCAGAAGTGGATCGCAACGAAGCCGTGTATGACCAGACGGTGGCCAAGTATCGCCAGACCGTACTCGACGGTTTGCGCGAAGTGGAAAACTACATGGTGCAGTTGAAAGTGCTGGGGGATGAAACGGTAGTGCAGGAACAGGCACTGGACTCGGCCCGCGAGTCGTTGCGCCTGACCACCAACCAGTACAAGGCCGGGCTGATAGCCTACCTTGACGTGGTATCGGTGCAGACCACCGCATTGAGCACCGAGCGCAGCGTACTGAACCTGCTGCAAAGCCGGTTGATCGCCAGCGTGCAGTTGATCGCGGCGCTGGGCGGTGGCTGGGATGGCAATACCGACCTGAGCGACAAGTAA
- a CDS encoding MdtA/MuxA family multidrug efflux RND transporter periplasmic adaptor subunit: MVDHSMQSSVSHKSRFWLFGLLVLLIVVGLCWWLWPSAANKAATDQPAGHAGRSGMMRPGFGGSTQPVPVRVSEVKQGDFPIYYKALGTVTALNTINVRSRVAGELVKVYFKEGQMVKAGDLLAEIDPRSYQNALLQAEGTLLQNQAQLKNAQVDVQRYRGLYAEDSIAKQTLDTAEALVSQYQGTVKTNQAAVNDAKLNLEFTKIRAPISGRVGLRQLDVGNLVAANDATALVVITQTEPIVVSFTLPETNLALVLERYRSGAKMPVQAWNRGDTQELAVGVLSSIDNQIDITTGTLKFKALFENRDQALFPNQFVNVRLLADTLKNVVLAPTAAIQYGTNGSFVYAMDGDNKVKIRSIKVGATDGDVTVIEDGLKPGDRVVLEGTDRLRDGGAVEVVNDTAEVPATPVQHLQGGPEADAAPVADKTKSKARE; the protein is encoded by the coding sequence ATGGTTGATCACTCCATGCAATCCTCTGTTTCCCACAAATCCCGTTTCTGGCTGTTTGGCCTGCTGGTCTTGCTGATTGTCGTTGGCCTGTGCTGGTGGCTATGGCCGTCTGCCGCTAACAAGGCTGCGACCGATCAGCCCGCCGGGCACGCCGGTCGCTCGGGCATGATGCGCCCGGGCTTTGGCGGCTCGACGCAGCCTGTACCGGTGCGGGTGTCGGAAGTGAAACAGGGTGATTTCCCGATTTACTACAAGGCGCTGGGCACAGTCACTGCGCTCAACACCATCAATGTGCGCAGCCGTGTAGCAGGGGAGCTGGTCAAGGTCTATTTCAAGGAAGGGCAGATGGTCAAGGCTGGCGACCTGCTGGCTGAAATCGACCCACGCAGCTATCAGAATGCCCTGCTGCAGGCCGAAGGCACGCTGCTGCAGAATCAGGCCCAGCTGAAAAACGCCCAGGTCGATGTGCAGCGCTATCGCGGCCTGTACGCCGAGGACAGTATCGCCAAGCAGACCCTGGACACCGCCGAAGCGCTGGTCAGTCAGTATCAGGGCACGGTCAAGACCAATCAGGCGGCGGTCAATGACGCCAAGCTGAATCTGGAATTCACCAAGATCCGTGCCCCGATCAGTGGCCGTGTCGGCTTGCGCCAGCTGGACGTTGGCAACCTGGTGGCGGCCAACGATGCCACGGCGCTGGTGGTGATCACCCAGACCGAGCCCATCGTAGTCAGCTTCACCCTGCCCGAAACCAACCTGGCGCTGGTGCTTGAGCGTTATCGCAGTGGCGCGAAAATGCCGGTGCAGGCCTGGAATCGTGGCGACACCCAGGAACTGGCAGTCGGCGTGTTGAGCAGCATCGACAATCAGATTGATATCACCACCGGCACCCTGAAATTCAAGGCGTTGTTCGAGAACCGCGATCAGGCGCTGTTTCCCAACCAGTTCGTCAATGTACGCCTGCTGGCCGACACCCTGAAAAACGTGGTGCTGGCCCCGACTGCGGCTATTCAGTACGGCACCAACGGCTCGTTCGTGTATGCGATGGACGGCGACAACAAGGTCAAGATTCGCAGCATCAAAGTGGGTGCCACCGATGGCGATGTGACCGTGATCGAAGACGGCCTCAAGCCGGGTGATCGCGTGGTGCTTGAAGGTACTGACCGTCTGCGTGATGGCGGCGCGGTGGAAGTGGTCAACGACACTGCCGAAGTACCTGCCACCCCGGTGCAGCATCTGCAGGGCGGCCCTGAAGCCGATGCCGCACCTGTCGCCGACAAAACCAAGTCCAAGGCCCGCGAATGA
- a CDS encoding efflux RND transporter permease subunit — translation MNLSGPFIKRPVATMLLSLAIMLLGGVSFGLLPVSPLPQMDFPVIVVSASLPGASPEVMASTVATPLERAFGAIAGVNTMSSNSSQGSTRVILQFDQDRDINGAAREVQAAINASRNLLPSGMKSMPTYKKINPSQAPIMVLSLTSEVLSKGQLYDLASTILSQSLSQVPGVGEVQIGGSSLPAVRIELEPQLLNQYGVSLDDVRSTIANANVRRPKGAVSDGERNWQIQANDQLEQAKDYEPLIIRYQDGAALRLSHVAKVKDSVEDRYNSGFFNNDAAVLLVVNRQAGANIIETVNAIKAQLPALQAVLPASVQLNLAMDRSPVIKATLHEAEMTLLIAVALVILVVFLFLGNFRASLIPTLAVPVSLVGTFAIMYLYGFSLNNLSLMALILATGLVVDDAIVVLENISRHIDAGIAPMKAAMLGAKEVGFTLLSMNVSLVAVFLSILFMGGIVESLFREFSITLAASIIVSLVVSLTLTPMLCARWLKPHVPGTENAMQRWSIRLNQRMVSGYARSLDWVLRHKRLTLLSLLVTIGVNVALYVVVPKTFMPQQDTGQLIGFVRGDDGLSFSVMQPKMEIFRKAVLADPAVESVAGFIGGNGGTNNAFMIVRLKPISERKVSAQKVIERLRENMPKVPGGRLMLMADQDLQFGGGRDQTSSQYSYILQSGDLGELRTWYPKVVAAFKALPELTAIDAREGRGAQQVTLVVDRDQAKRLGVDMDMVTAVLNNAYSQRQISTIYDSLNQYQVVMEVNPKYAQDPETLNQVQVITVDGQRIPLSAIAHYENSLQNDRVSHEGQFASESIAFDLAPGVTLEQGTAAIERAVAKLGLPEEVIVKMAGTGDAFAATQKSQPFMILGALVAVYLVLGILYESYIHPLTILSTLPSAGVGALLSIYLTGGEFSLISLLGLFLLIGVVKKNAILMIDLALQLERHSGLDPQASIRSACLQRLRPILMTTLAAILGALPLMLSSAEGAEMRQPLGLTIIGGLIFSQILTLYTTPVVYLYLDRLRHRFNKWRGVRTDAALETPL, via the coding sequence ATGAACCTGTCCGGCCCGTTTATCAAGCGCCCGGTAGCCACCATGCTGCTGAGCCTGGCAATCATGTTGCTGGGCGGGGTGAGCTTTGGCTTGCTGCCGGTGTCGCCGTTGCCGCAAATGGACTTCCCGGTGATCGTGGTGTCGGCCAGCTTGCCCGGGGCTAGCCCCGAGGTCATGGCCTCCACCGTAGCCACGCCGCTGGAGCGGGCCTTCGGTGCGATTGCCGGGGTCAATACCATGAGCAGTAATTCGAGCCAGGGTTCGACCCGGGTGATTTTGCAGTTTGATCAGGATCGCGACATCAACGGCGCGGCGCGGGAGGTGCAGGCGGCAATCAACGCCTCGCGCAACCTGCTGCCCAGCGGCATGAAAAGCATGCCCACCTACAAGAAGATTAACCCGTCGCAAGCGCCGATCATGGTGCTGTCGCTGACCTCCGAGGTGTTGTCCAAGGGCCAGCTCTATGATCTGGCCTCGACCATCCTCTCGCAAAGCCTGTCCCAGGTGCCGGGTGTGGGTGAAGTGCAGATTGGCGGCAGTTCGCTGCCCGCCGTGCGCATCGAACTGGAACCGCAACTGCTCAACCAGTACGGCGTGTCGCTGGATGACGTGCGCAGCACCATTGCCAATGCCAACGTGCGCCGGCCCAAGGGCGCGGTGTCCGATGGCGAGCGCAACTGGCAGATCCAGGCCAACGACCAGTTGGAACAAGCCAAGGACTACGAGCCGCTGATCATCCGTTACCAGGACGGTGCGGCGCTGCGCCTGAGCCATGTAGCCAAGGTCAAGGACAGCGTGGAAGACCGTTACAACAGCGGGTTTTTCAATAACGATGCGGCGGTGTTGCTGGTGGTCAACCGCCAGGCCGGGGCCAATATCATCGAGACTGTGAACGCGATCAAGGCCCAGTTGCCGGCGCTGCAGGCAGTGCTGCCGGCCAGCGTGCAGTTGAACCTGGCCATGGACCGCTCGCCGGTGATCAAGGCCACGTTGCATGAAGCGGAAATGACCCTGCTGATCGCCGTGGCGCTGGTGATCCTGGTGGTGTTCCTGTTTCTCGGCAATTTCCGCGCGTCGCTGATTCCGACGCTGGCGGTGCCGGTGTCGTTGGTGGGCACCTTTGCCATCATGTACCTGTATGGTTTTTCGCTGAACAACCTGTCGCTGATGGCGCTGATTCTGGCCACCGGGCTGGTGGTGGACGACGCCATCGTGGTGCTGGAGAACATCTCGCGGCATATCGATGCCGGTATTGCACCGATGAAAGCAGCGATGCTGGGGGCCAAGGAAGTCGGTTTTACCCTGCTGTCGATGAACGTGTCGCTGGTGGCGGTGTTCCTCTCGATCCTGTTTATGGGCGGGATTGTCGAGAGCCTGTTCCGCGAGTTCTCTATCACCCTGGCCGCCTCGATCATCGTGTCGCTGGTGGTGTCCCTGACCCTGACGCCGATGCTCTGTGCGCGCTGGCTCAAGCCCCATGTGCCGGGCACCGAGAACGCCATGCAACGCTGGAGCATCCGCCTTAACCAGCGCATGGTCAGTGGCTACGCCCGCAGCCTGGACTGGGTGCTGCGGCACAAGCGCCTGACCCTGCTCAGCCTGCTGGTGACCATCGGGGTCAACGTGGCGCTGTATGTGGTGGTACCGAAAACCTTTATGCCGCAGCAGGACACCGGGCAACTGATCGGTTTTGTGCGCGGTGACGATGGGCTGTCGTTCAGCGTGATGCAGCCGAAGATGGAGATCTTCCGCAAGGCAGTGCTGGCCGACCCTGCGGTAGAGAGCGTCGCCGGTTTTATTGGCGGCAATGGCGGCACCAACAATGCCTTTATGATCGTGCGCTTGAAGCCGATCTCGGAGCGCAAGGTGTCGGCGCAAAAAGTCATCGAACGCCTGCGCGAAAACATGCCCAAGGTGCCCGGCGGCCGCCTGATGCTGATGGCCGACCAGGACCTGCAGTTTGGTGGCGGGCGTGACCAGACCAGCTCGCAGTACTCCTACATCCTGCAAAGTGGCGATCTTGGCGAGTTGCGCACCTGGTACCCGAAAGTGGTCGCTGCGTTCAAGGCATTGCCGGAGTTGACGGCCATTGATGCGCGTGAAGGCCGCGGTGCCCAGCAGGTGACGCTGGTGGTCGACCGCGACCAGGCCAAGCGCCTGGGGGTGGACATGGACATGGTGACCGCCGTGCTCAACAACGCCTACAGCCAGCGGCAGATTTCCACCATCTACGACAGCCTGAACCAGTATCAGGTGGTGATGGAGGTCAACCCCAAATACGCCCAGGACCCGGAAACCCTGAATCAGGTGCAGGTGATTACTGTCGATGGCCAGCGGATTCCGTTGTCGGCCATTGCCCACTATGAAAACAGCCTGCAGAACGACCGTGTTTCCCACGAAGGCCAGTTCGCTTCGGAGAGCATTGCCTTTGATCTGGCCCCCGGTGTGACCCTGGAGCAGGGTACGGCAGCCATTGAACGGGCGGTGGCCAAGCTCGGCCTGCCGGAAGAGGTCATCGTGAAAATGGCAGGTACGGGTGATGCCTTTGCCGCCACGCAAAAAAGCCAGCCGTTCATGATTCTCGGGGCGCTGGTGGCGGTGTATCTGGTGCTGGGGATTCTCTATGAGAGCTATATCCACCCGCTGACCATTCTGTCGACCTTGCCGTCGGCCGGGGTGGGCGCGCTGCTGAGCATTTACCTGACCGGGGGCGAGTTCAGCCTGATCTCGTTGCTGGGGCTGTTCCTGTTGATCGGCGTGGTGAAGAAGAACGCCATTTTGATGATCGACCTGGCGCTGCAACTGGAGCGGCATTCAGGCCTCGACCCGCAAGCCTCGATCCGCAGTGCCTGCCTGCAGCGCTTGCGGCCGATCCTGATGACCACCCTGGCGGCCATTCTCGGTGCCTTGCCATTGATGCTCAGCAGCGCCGAAGGTGCGGAGATGCGCCAGCCCCTGGGCCTGACCATCATCGGCGGGTTGATCTTCAGCCAGATCCTGACCCTTTACACCACTCCGGTGGTTTACCTCTATCTCGACCGCCTGCGCCATCGCTTCAACAAGTGGCGTGGCGTGCGCACTGATGCTGCTCTGGAAACTCCGCTATGA
- a CDS encoding GGDEF domain-containing protein, with protein sequence MLKTIESEISKQSAPPALQAEFAQHDFEKLRKFCRLTYITSIAIWLLFNLIVSFKGGQGFTGLSLLFISVMAVLTIILGFIPSYRHFDVLNLMFVAVITLGLRLVTFGLPAETQPIWLALASSSILYSASVLPLSRWAFLGVAAITCLLLNPFLMTQASIMDLRGLLILCYFTFLCSLTIYSFFKLRRIKLHNYIMSKRLSVQAYIDALTEIPNRRSFMLHAGLLLGAMPREHDHYLAMIDIDNFKKVNDRYGHDMGDEVLKRTAASIKAVMVGHEFARLGGEEFAVYLSGVRREDVEGLMTSLCRQVREDPDEHPVTVSIGLARVEDADTLNQALAKADKALYRAKNSGKDRFSFYS encoded by the coding sequence ATGCTCAAAACCATTGAATCCGAGATCTCCAAACAATCTGCGCCACCTGCCTTGCAAGCTGAATTTGCCCAACATGACTTCGAAAAACTGCGCAAATTTTGCCGCCTGACCTATATCACCAGCATTGCCATCTGGTTGCTGTTCAACCTGATTGTCAGCTTCAAGGGCGGCCAGGGCTTTACCGGTCTGTCTTTGCTGTTTATCAGCGTAATGGCGGTGCTCACCATCATTCTTGGCTTTATTCCCAGTTACCGGCATTTCGACGTACTCAACCTGATGTTCGTCGCGGTCATTACCCTGGGCTTGCGCCTGGTCACCTTTGGCCTGCCGGCCGAAACGCAGCCCATCTGGCTGGCACTGGCCAGTTCCAGCATCCTTTACAGTGCCTCGGTCCTGCCCCTGAGCCGCTGGGCCTTCCTGGGCGTTGCCGCGATCACCTGCCTGCTGCTCAACCCGTTCCTGATGACTCAAGCCTCGATCATGGACCTGCGCGGCCTGCTGATCCTGTGCTATTTCACTTTTTTGTGCAGCCTGACGATCTACAGCTTTTTTAAGTTGCGCCGCATCAAGCTGCACAACTACATCATGTCCAAGCGGCTGTCGGTGCAGGCCTATATCGACGCCCTGACCGAGATCCCCAATCGGCGCTCCTTTATGCTGCATGCAGGCCTGCTCCTGGGGGCCATGCCGCGTGAACACGATCATTACCTGGCAATGATCGACATCGACAACTTCAAGAAGGTCAACGACCGCTACGGCCATGATATGGGTGATGAGGTGCTCAAGCGCACAGCCGCCAGCATCAAGGCGGTGATGGTCGGGCATGAGTTTGCGCGCCTGGGCGGCGAGGAGTTTGCCGTGTACCTGTCAGGCGTACGCCGCGAAGACGTTGAGGGGCTGATGACCAGCTTGTGTCGCCAGGTGCGCGAAGACCCCGATGAGCACCCGGTGACAGTGAGCATCGGCCTGGCTCGGGTCGAAGACGCCGACACGCTCAACCAGGCGCTGGCCAAGGCCGACAAGGCCCTGTACAGGGCCAAGAACAGCGGCAAGGACCGGTTCAGTTTTTACTCATAG
- the tpx gene encoding thiol peroxidase: MAQVTLKGNPVQVNGELPAVGSIAAAFSLVAGNLSDVTLADFAGKRKVLNIFPSVDTPTCAASVRKFNAEANALPNTVVLNISADLPFAQARFCGAEGLENVQNLSTLRGREFLENYGVAIADGPLAGLTARAVVVLDENNNVLHSELVQEIAEEPNYEAALAVLK; encoded by the coding sequence ATGGCTCAAGTGACGCTTAAAGGCAACCCTGTTCAAGTCAATGGCGAACTGCCTGCAGTGGGTTCCATCGCCGCCGCATTTTCGCTGGTTGCCGGTAATCTGTCCGATGTAACGCTGGCCGACTTTGCCGGCAAGCGCAAAGTGCTGAATATCTTCCCAAGCGTAGACACCCCGACCTGCGCCGCTTCGGTACGCAAGTTCAACGCTGAAGCCAATGCGTTGCCAAACACTGTTGTACTGAACATCTCGGCTGACCTGCCGTTCGCCCAAGCCCGTTTCTGCGGCGCTGAAGGCCTGGAAAACGTACAAAACCTGTCGACCCTGCGCGGCCGCGAGTTCCTGGAGAACTACGGCGTGGCAATCGCCGATGGCCCGCTGGCTGGCCTGACTGCGCGTGCGGTGGTGGTACTGGACGAAAACAACAACGTGCTGCACAGCGAGCTGGTTCAAGAAATCGCTGAAGAGCCGAACTACGAAGCAGCCCTGGCTGTTTTGAAGTAA